The following are from one region of the Solanum stenotomum isolate F172 unplaced genomic scaffold, ASM1918654v1 scaffold4562, whole genome shotgun sequence genome:
- the LOC125852724 gene encoding uncharacterized protein LOC125852724, with product MKGGEESSMSSNSNTNNNGKSEVKKMTKPPFRPAKDDPKPLLQDPILRSDPIETEEALLRLPPFPISKPKSQTQ from the exons ATGAAGGGCGGGGAGGAATCAAGCATGAGCAGTAATAGTAATACTAACAACAATGGCAAAAGCGAAGTGAAGAAGATGACGAAACCCCCTTTCAGGCCGGCCAAAGATGACCCAAAGCCACTTCTTCAAGACCCA ATACTGAGATCAGACCCAATTGAGACTGAGGAAGCTCTCCTCCGCTTGCCTCCTTTTCCTATTTCTAAACCCAAATCTCAAACCcagtga